In one window of Leptospira sp. GIMC2001 DNA:
- a CDS encoding protein kinase domain-containing protein, protein MKKLKMELPFSKVPILFMIEIAGYNNLQELHSGKNSLVFRASKENETYIIKLLNKEYPETYAINRFRNEFNVLNKIHGNGIIKAFELLKYKNSYAIVFEDIGGETIHQIFNRNVNYTVLEILDIMILVTTALGEIHKTDAVHNDIKAQNIIYNPNTKQLKIIDFGSASFLNKQFLLDHMMSSIEGTLAHISPEQTGRINRSVDYRTDYYSLGVTFYKLLTGELPFDYAYPISLVHAHIAKTPISPFERNRTPIILSKIVMKLLSKNPEDRYQTIEGILADIEKAKQLLIARGLDFLKYEDLSIDEQDFSRKFIISKRIYGRTEELEKIFQIFQSTSKGNLELLLVSGSSGIGKSVLINEVNRMIASSQGYFSSGKYDLYKKSIPYRAITQGLKKLIRKILTENQDSIENWQNLIQAAVGENGKLITDLIPDLINLIGAQSDTIPMEPQEAEYRFRKIFLRFIKVFCRTDSPFILFLDDLQWADNSSIELIDSILSDSEIKNFFLILSYRDKEVLPTDAFANLLQKIQENPVNKYFIHLNPITKSDIQALIAETLGLPAAKVDELSDVVYSKTLGNPFFVNELLRSLYDRGFIYLEDRTWTWDIDRIKDVKISENVIDLIIENMKDLAPDRLEILKMASCIGSRFSLDLFAEVVGKNRDDFMEDLIFLSNQEYFILGEKFVSFVHDKINESAYTFLNDQEKARNHYLIGSTYLRMSERFKLEEFIFVIVNQLNLGSNQISSDLELDQLIDLNILAGEKALNSNAHIQALKFYEKAISLLQNATWESDYDRYLNAFIGLAKSEFLSKDFDRAEKTFNLIIEKSKSILDTIVIHEMRSMMFASQNRMLEVIDLLKIALKELGEKLPENPTKLSPVLDLIQFKIKMRNRSVNDLKNLHEMTDPVDLAKMKLLNSLIAPSFLAQTNLFPVIVLRMINLTLTKGLSQISPFALVSFGMIQGFGLGDFDLGQKFGELGIELLKRPDAKVFRCRSLFLFACMINHWKNHAKESKPLILKALQDGIETGDIQYAAYSLNNYLFQSSLIRENLKAVEENFEKYNLSIQSLNQWNAYQVFNLERQSISNLLGQNLQITKLNGEYFQEDIVLKEWIDTNNENGLFQYYMTKLRLEYLFGDMDMAYEFSKKCEQYESAVFAMMFIPEFVFLQGLVSYQLWNRCDGKSKKVYSNVLKRNLKRLKVWAKYSQANYGHKYEILLGLEYATKKKTDDAFLHFQNAIDLAKSNEFYLEEAITNELWASILEEQGQSRYANVHLLEAHYIYSLWGADSKVKLLEIIHPYFKTYSKRYIRSQASDLSSQSISKSSSTAENSFLDLNSVIKASRLLSGDMNLAKFLENMMIILLENAGAEKGLFFLKQNDTWMVQAEGYSNSLNISVLQSQPVYMSNSDSPDSDEQKFAQTIVNYVIHTEEIVILHDATLHGVFSNDVYIKKNKIKSLLCYPIFNHGNLVALAYLENNLTTEAFTRDRLELLKILGAQIAVSLENSILYSMLEEKVKKRTEDLNEALLEVQGLKVKQDGDYFLTSLLIEPLRRNQSKAPNIKIEFLTEQIKKFQYRDSSLEIGGDLSVAESIELKNRKYSVIMNGDAMGKSMQGAAGALVLGSVFESILKRLDLDRISNDVYPELWLKNAFKELHTVFTTFSGSMLVSIFIGLIDEKTGLLYYITAEHPIPVLYRDKKASFLPMLYSYTKLGMLHTRKKIQINTFKLLDNDILIFGSDGKDDFLVSDGKGDKVINEDETLFLEIVENSVADLKEIVKLIKIKGELMDDLSLGKVIFQLPESEKKLLENRNYESQYIKLQELYESRDYRRVIQLFDNFLEENPNIFSSKKVLRLLMETSIKIRNIEMLLNYAIHYNENLGFDIGSLSVIARCYKLLGKLELAIEYAERIRLRYPGNVKNLKLLSSLYRRTGNLKRAEKILSQSESPDQPSV, encoded by the coding sequence ATGAAAAAACTAAAGATGGAATTGCCTTTTTCCAAGGTTCCCATTTTATTTATGATTGAAATTGCAGGATACAATAATCTACAGGAATTGCATTCCGGCAAAAACAGTTTAGTTTTTCGCGCATCCAAAGAAAACGAAACATATATCATTAAATTATTAAATAAAGAATATCCTGAAACTTATGCGATCAATCGATTTCGAAATGAGTTCAATGTCTTAAACAAAATTCATGGCAATGGCATAATTAAAGCTTTCGAACTGCTCAAATATAAGAACTCATATGCGATTGTTTTTGAAGATATCGGTGGAGAAACAATTCACCAAATATTCAATCGGAATGTAAATTATACAGTTTTGGAAATTTTGGATATTATGATTCTCGTTACCACTGCATTGGGAGAGATTCATAAAACTGATGCAGTTCACAACGATATAAAAGCACAAAATATAATCTATAATCCTAATACGAAACAGCTCAAGATTATAGACTTTGGTTCAGCAAGCTTTCTCAATAAACAATTTCTTTTGGATCATATGATGAGCTCAATTGAAGGGACACTTGCTCATATTTCTCCCGAGCAAACGGGACGAATCAATAGGTCAGTTGATTACAGAACCGACTACTATTCATTAGGTGTAACGTTCTATAAATTGCTTACTGGTGAATTGCCTTTCGACTATGCGTATCCAATTTCTCTGGTTCATGCACATATTGCTAAAACTCCAATTTCGCCATTCGAAAGAAATCGAACACCGATTATATTGTCCAAGATTGTTATGAAGTTATTATCTAAAAATCCAGAAGATCGCTATCAAACAATTGAAGGAATTCTCGCAGATATAGAAAAGGCCAAACAATTGCTTATCGCAAGAGGTTTGGATTTTCTGAAATACGAAGATCTAAGTATTGATGAACAAGATTTTTCTCGTAAATTTATTATTTCTAAAAGAATTTATGGACGAACGGAAGAGTTAGAAAAGATATTTCAAATTTTTCAATCTACATCTAAAGGAAATCTTGAGCTACTACTCGTTTCTGGAAGTTCTGGGATTGGTAAATCTGTTCTAATCAATGAAGTAAATCGAATGATTGCAAGTAGCCAAGGCTACTTTTCTTCTGGAAAATATGATCTATACAAAAAGTCGATTCCCTATCGAGCAATTACGCAAGGACTAAAAAAACTCATTCGCAAAATTCTTACTGAAAACCAAGATTCTATTGAGAATTGGCAAAATCTTATTCAAGCTGCAGTGGGCGAAAATGGTAAGCTGATTACAGATTTGATACCAGATTTGATTAATTTAATTGGTGCACAATCAGATACGATTCCGATGGAGCCACAGGAAGCAGAGTATCGATTTAGAAAAATATTTCTCCGATTCATAAAGGTTTTCTGCCGAACAGATTCTCCGTTTATTCTATTTCTAGATGATCTTCAATGGGCTGACAATTCCAGTATCGAGTTGATTGACTCAATACTATCGGATTCCGAAATCAAGAACTTTTTTCTAATACTTTCTTATAGAGATAAAGAAGTTCTTCCAACTGACGCCTTCGCAAATTTATTACAAAAAATTCAGGAAAATCCTGTTAATAAATATTTTATCCATCTCAATCCAATCACAAAGTCAGATATACAGGCGTTAATTGCTGAAACTCTAGGATTGCCAGCGGCAAAGGTAGATGAACTTTCGGATGTAGTTTATTCTAAAACATTGGGGAATCCTTTTTTTGTAAATGAACTTCTCCGTAGTCTCTATGATCGAGGATTCATCTATCTCGAAGATAGGACTTGGACTTGGGATATTGATCGAATCAAAGATGTGAAGATTTCTGAGAATGTAATTGACTTGATCATAGAGAATATGAAGGATCTCGCTCCTGATCGTTTGGAGATTCTAAAGATGGCATCGTGCATTGGATCCAGGTTTAGCTTGGATCTTTTCGCTGAAGTCGTTGGAAAGAATCGAGATGATTTTATGGAAGATTTGATTTTCTTATCCAATCAAGAATATTTCATATTGGGAGAGAAATTTGTAAGTTTTGTTCATGATAAGATAAATGAATCTGCCTATACTTTTTTGAATGATCAAGAAAAGGCACGAAATCATTATCTTATCGGATCCACCTATCTTAGAATGTCTGAAAGATTCAAGTTAGAGGAATTTATTTTCGTAATTGTGAATCAACTCAATTTAGGTAGCAATCAAATCTCATCGGATCTTGAGTTAGATCAATTGATCGACCTAAATATTTTGGCTGGAGAGAAGGCTCTAAATTCGAATGCACATATACAAGCCTTAAAGTTTTACGAAAAAGCAATTTCTCTTCTGCAGAACGCAACTTGGGAAAGCGATTACGATCGTTACCTAAATGCATTTATTGGTCTTGCTAAATCTGAATTTCTATCGAAAGACTTTGATCGAGCAGAAAAAACTTTCAATCTCATAATAGAAAAATCTAAATCAATTCTTGATACAATTGTTATTCACGAAATGCGATCTATGATGTTTGCAAGCCAGAATCGAATGCTTGAAGTGATTGATTTGCTCAAGATTGCATTGAAGGAATTGGGTGAGAAATTACCAGAAAATCCAACGAAGTTATCTCCCGTTTTAGATTTGATTCAATTCAAAATCAAAATGAGAAATCGGTCTGTCAATGATTTGAAAAACTTACATGAAATGACTGATCCAGTTGATCTTGCAAAGATGAAGTTATTGAACTCGCTAATTGCGCCATCATTTCTTGCGCAAACAAATCTCTTTCCTGTCATCGTGCTAAGAATGATTAACCTAACTTTAACTAAAGGCCTATCCCAAATAAGTCCATTTGCTTTGGTATCATTTGGAATGATCCAAGGATTTGGTTTAGGTGATTTTGATTTGGGGCAAAAGTTTGGGGAACTAGGAATTGAGTTACTGAAACGTCCAGATGCAAAAGTCTTTCGTTGTAGATCTTTATTCCTATTTGCCTGTATGATCAATCATTGGAAGAATCATGCTAAAGAATCCAAACCTTTGATTTTGAAAGCATTGCAAGATGGAATTGAAACAGGCGATATACAATATGCGGCCTATTCCTTAAATAATTATTTATTTCAATCTTCGCTGATTAGAGAAAATCTCAAAGCTGTCGAAGAAAATTTTGAAAAATACAATCTATCGATTCAATCATTAAATCAATGGAATGCGTACCAAGTGTTCAATCTTGAGAGACAATCCATTTCCAATTTATTAGGACAAAATCTCCAAATCACGAAGCTAAATGGCGAATACTTTCAAGAAGATATTGTCTTAAAAGAATGGATTGATACAAACAATGAGAACGGTCTTTTCCAGTATTATATGACCAAGTTAAGGTTGGAATACCTTTTTGGGGATATGGACATGGCATACGAATTTTCAAAAAAATGTGAACAATATGAATCAGCAGTTTTTGCTATGATGTTCATACCCGAGTTTGTATTTCTGCAAGGACTTGTCTCTTACCAACTATGGAATCGTTGTGATGGTAAATCCAAAAAAGTATATTCTAATGTGCTTAAAAGGAATTTAAAAAGACTCAAAGTCTGGGCTAAGTATTCTCAAGCCAATTACGGGCATAAATATGAAATTCTTTTAGGTCTGGAATATGCAACTAAGAAGAAGACTGATGATGCATTCCTTCATTTTCAAAATGCAATTGATCTAGCCAAATCAAATGAATTCTATCTGGAAGAAGCAATTACGAATGAATTATGGGCATCCATACTGGAAGAGCAGGGGCAATCTCGTTATGCTAATGTGCATTTGCTCGAAGCACATTATATTTATAGTTTGTGGGGTGCCGATTCAAAAGTAAAGCTTCTCGAAATTATCCATCCATATTTTAAAACTTACTCGAAGAGATATATTCGTTCTCAAGCTAGCGATTTGAGTTCTCAGTCAATTTCCAAATCAAGCTCAACTGCAGAAAATAGTTTCCTGGATTTAAATTCCGTGATCAAAGCATCTCGTTTGCTATCAGGAGATATGAATCTAGCAAAATTTCTAGAAAATATGATGATCATACTTCTGGAAAATGCGGGAGCGGAAAAAGGATTATTCTTTCTAAAACAGAATGACACTTGGATGGTCCAAGCTGAGGGTTATTCGAATTCTTTGAATATTTCTGTTCTCCAATCTCAGCCTGTCTATATGTCGAATTCAGATTCTCCTGATTCTGATGAACAGAAATTTGCTCAGACCATTGTGAATTACGTGATACATACAGAAGAGATTGTGATTTTGCATGATGCCACACTTCATGGAGTTTTCTCAAATGATGTTTATATCAAAAAGAACAAAATTAAATCACTGCTTTGTTATCCAATATTCAATCATGGTAATTTAGTTGCTCTAGCATATCTTGAAAACAATTTAACAACTGAAGCATTTACACGGGACCGTTTAGAGCTTCTTAAAATTCTTGGAGCTCAAATTGCAGTATCGCTAGAGAATTCGATCCTTTATTCAATGTTAGAAGAGAAAGTAAAGAAAAGGACAGAAGATCTTAATGAGGCATTGCTTGAAGTTCAGGGATTAAAAGTAAAGCAAGACGGAGATTATTTTTTAACTTCACTTTTGATTGAGCCACTTCGCCGCAATCAATCGAAAGCTCCAAACATCAAAATCGAATTCTTAACTGAACAAATCAAAAAATTTCAATACCGGGATTCCAGTTTAGAAATTGGTGGAGATTTGTCTGTAGCTGAATCCATTGAATTAAAAAATCGCAAATACTCAGTTATCATGAATGGAGATGCGATGGGCAAGTCCATGCAGGGGGCAGCGGGCGCATTAGTTCTCGGAAGTGTATTCGAATCAATATTGAAACGACTTGATTTAGATCGAATATCCAATGATGTATATCCCGAACTTTGGTTAAAAAACGCATTCAAAGAATTGCATACAGTCTTTACTACATTTAGTGGATCAATGTTGGTTTCGATTTTCATCGGTCTTATAGACGAGAAGACTGGATTATTGTATTATATTACTGCCGAGCATCCGATTCCTGTTTTGTATCGGGACAAGAAAGCAAGCTTTCTACCAATGTTATACAGCTATACTAAGCTTGGGATGTTGCATACAAGAAAGAAAATTCAGATCAATACTTTTAAATTATTAGATAATGATATCTTGATATTTGGATCAGATGGAAAAGATGACTTTCTCGTCTCTGATGGTAAAGGCGATAAAGTTATTAATGAAGATGAGACGTTATTCTTGGAAATCGTAGAGAATTCAGTCGCGGATCTAAAAGAAATCGTAAAATTAATAAAAATAAAAGGTGAGCTCATGGATGATTTGTCTCTCGGTAAAGTGATCTTCCAGCTCCCAGAATCCGAGAAAAAATTATTAGAAAATCGAAACTACGAAAGCCAATATATAAAATTGCAAGAATTATATGAAAGTAGAGACTATCGCAGAGTTATACAATTATTTGATAATTTCTTAGAAGAGAATCCGAATATTTTTTCATCTAAAAAAGTCCTTCGATTACTTATGGAAACATCAATCAAAATAAGAAATATAGAAATGCTTTTGAACTATGCAATTCATTATAATGAAAATTTAGGATTTGATATTGGTTCTCTTTCGGTGATTGCTAGATGTTATAAATTATTAGGTAAATTGGAATTAGCAATTGAGTATGCTGAACGAATTCGACTTCGCTATCCAGGAAATGTAAAAAATTTAAAATTGCTTTCAAGTCTCTATAGAAGAACTGGAAATCTTAAGCGAGCAGAAAAAATTCTTTCGCAGTCAGAGTCACCAGATCAACCTTCAGTTTGA
- the cysK gene encoding cysteine synthase A encodes MKVNNILETIGNTPHVRLNHLFGNSHEVWIKLERANPGGSIKDRIALAMIEDAEKSGQLKKGSTIIEPTSGNTGIGLAMVAAVKGYSLILVMPESMSIERRRNMAAYGAKFELTPREKGMSGAIERAKQMLEEIPESWMPQQFENPANIKAHEETTALEILKDFPEGLDFIITGVGTGGHITGCARVLKSKMPKLKVFAVEPELSPVLSGGKPGPHPLQGIGAGFIPKNCDTSVLDGIITVSKDEAFTYAQRASREEGIFLGTSSGASLAAVAKKIKEIGSGAKILTFCYDTGERYLSVDGLFPTE; translated from the coding sequence ATGAAAGTTAATAATATCCTTGAAACCATTGGCAATACTCCGCATGTCCGCTTAAATCATCTTTTTGGCAATAGTCATGAAGTATGGATAAAGTTAGAAAGAGCCAATCCAGGTGGTAGCATCAAAGATCGAATCGCACTTGCGATGATTGAAGATGCCGAAAAATCTGGACAACTTAAGAAAGGCTCAACGATTATTGAACCTACTTCTGGCAATACTGGAATTGGACTTGCCATGGTTGCTGCAGTGAAAGGCTATTCTTTAATTCTTGTTATGCCAGAATCCATGTCAATCGAGCGAAGAAGAAATATGGCTGCATACGGTGCAAAATTTGAACTGACTCCGAGAGAGAAAGGAATGTCTGGTGCTATTGAACGAGCGAAGCAGATGCTAGAAGAAATTCCTGAATCATGGATGCCGCAACAATTCGAGAACCCAGCGAATATTAAAGCGCATGAAGAAACTACTGCGTTGGAGATTTTAAAAGATTTTCCTGAAGGTTTAGATTTTATAATCACTGGAGTGGGAACGGGCGGACATATAACTGGATGTGCACGTGTTTTAAAATCCAAAATGCCTAAACTAAAAGTCTTTGCAGTTGAGCCAGAACTATCTCCAGTGTTGAGTGGTGGCAAACCTGGACCTCATCCGTTGCAAGGAATTGGTGCTGGCTTTATTCCAAAAAATTGTGATACTTCCGTGTTGGATGGTATAATCACTGTTAGCAAAGATGAAGCATTCACTTATGCTCAACGTGCATCTCGAGAAGAGGGAATTTTTCTAGGAACATCTAGTGGTGCAAGCCTTGCAGCTGTAGCTAAGAAGATTAAAGAAATCGGAAGCGGTGCCAAAATTTTAACTTTCTGCTATGATACGGGTGAGAGATATCTATCCGTGGATGGTCTATTCCCGACTGAATAA
- the topA gene encoding type I DNA topoisomerase has translation MVESPAKAKTIQSYLGNNFQVYATGGHIVDLPTYKLAVHVTKDFAIDKEIIPKKKKSVEAIIQKIQKADTIYVATDPDREGEAIAFDIKNLDPSLSAKKEWIRVGFREITEQTVQDKILNPDSFNDRIRQSQETRRILDRLFGYLVSPLLWKKIAQGLSAGRVQSVLLKWICEREKKILDFKPEEYFDIDALHLDKNNKLIKFSWLGGDIVSKPKVEFWKKLRIDPSKIDEKNSFPINDNFKIIDIQIKETSESPQSAFKTSTLQETAAKVLGFPPKKTMRLAQSLYEGIDLVGGKRTGLITYPRTDSTRISSKIVKSALSIIEAKLGKRYMGRESIAKSSNKIQDAHEAIRPTMLNLAPDDIKNSLSNDEFKLYDLIWKRFFASLSANRTGKKSTTKLEGLGENWKLEVFLELFDGYLRWYDRKSNDQVLPTWKIGDSVKIHEISIEVKFTEPPPRFNYASLIKKMESTGVGRPSTYSQSIEILSERKYIEWEKKFCKPTGLGSQVNLFLVQNFAEFLEDDFTKNLESDLDDIENGENSKSQVLEPFYQNLQTRIKNQNLSPVSKNLCPICEQGFVQRKKDRKGKLIAYCSRYPECEYGEYL, from the coding sequence TTGGTAGAGTCACCTGCCAAAGCCAAAACCATTCAATCTTATCTAGGAAATAATTTCCAAGTTTATGCTACGGGAGGTCATATTGTTGACCTTCCTACCTACAAACTCGCAGTTCATGTAACAAAAGATTTTGCTATCGATAAAGAAATCATTCCTAAGAAAAAGAAATCCGTAGAAGCAATTATTCAAAAAATTCAAAAAGCAGATACTATTTACGTAGCAACTGACCCAGATCGTGAAGGGGAAGCGATAGCATTTGATATTAAGAATCTAGATCCAAGCTTATCTGCGAAAAAAGAATGGATTCGAGTTGGATTTCGTGAAATTACCGAACAAACTGTACAAGATAAAATTCTTAATCCTGACTCATTCAATGATCGAATCAGGCAATCCCAAGAAACTAGAAGAATCTTGGATCGCTTATTTGGATACTTGGTCAGCCCATTACTTTGGAAAAAAATTGCACAAGGACTTTCTGCGGGTCGCGTACAATCAGTACTATTAAAATGGATATGTGAAAGAGAAAAGAAAATTCTCGATTTTAAACCAGAAGAGTATTTTGATATTGATGCATTGCATTTAGATAAAAATAATAAATTAATTAAATTTTCTTGGTTAGGTGGAGATATAGTATCGAAACCTAAAGTAGAATTTTGGAAAAAGTTAAGAATTGATCCAAGTAAAATTGATGAAAAGAATAGTTTTCCCATAAATGATAATTTTAAGATCATCGATATACAAATCAAAGAAACTTCTGAGAGTCCTCAATCAGCCTTTAAGACATCAACACTTCAAGAGACAGCAGCAAAGGTATTGGGATTCCCCCCCAAGAAAACAATGCGATTGGCTCAATCTTTATATGAAGGTATTGATCTGGTTGGAGGGAAAAGGACAGGACTCATAACCTATCCTAGGACTGACTCGACTCGGATATCTTCCAAAATTGTTAAGTCAGCACTCTCGATCATTGAAGCCAAATTAGGTAAACGCTATATGGGTCGCGAGTCTATAGCTAAATCATCAAATAAAATCCAGGATGCGCATGAGGCAATTAGACCGACTATGCTCAATTTGGCTCCTGATGATATCAAGAATTCTCTAAGCAATGATGAATTCAAATTGTATGATTTGATTTGGAAAAGATTTTTTGCTTCATTGAGTGCGAATCGTACGGGTAAGAAATCTACGACAAAGCTTGAAGGTCTTGGAGAAAATTGGAAGCTGGAAGTTTTTCTTGAGTTATTTGATGGATACCTCAGATGGTATGATCGTAAGAGCAACGATCAAGTCTTGCCAACTTGGAAGATAGGAGATTCTGTAAAAATCCATGAGATATCAATTGAAGTAAAATTCACTGAGCCACCACCAAGATTTAACTATGCAAGTCTTATAAAAAAAATGGAATCCACAGGAGTAGGTCGCCCGTCTACCTATTCGCAGTCCATCGAGATTTTATCAGAACGAAAATATATTGAGTGGGAGAAAAAGTTTTGCAAGCCAACTGGATTGGGAAGCCAGGTAAATTTATTTTTAGTTCAGAATTTTGCAGAATTTCTAGAGGATGATTTTACTAAAAATCTAGAATCTGATTTGGATGATATTGAGAATGGTGAGAATTCTAAGTCTCAGGTGTTAGAACCTTTTTATCAAAACTTGCAGACTCGTATAAAAAACCAAAATCTTTCACCGGTATCCAAAAATTTATGCCCTATATGTGAACAAGGATTTGTCCAAAGGAAGAAGGATAGAAAAGGAAAGTTAATCGCTTATTGCTCTCGCTATCCAGAATGTGAATATGGAGAATATTTATGA
- the msrB gene encoding peptide-methionine (R)-S-oxide reductase MsrB, with protein MNLKHPKNKSDFPIKKSEEEWKKILTPMQFSVARQKGTERAFTGELYENKKTGTYNCICCKSELFHSAKKYESGSGWPSYWEPVSDEAVAIEEDVSHGMRRVEALCANCGAHLGHVFPDGPQPTGLRYCINSASLDFKEN; from the coding sequence ATGAATCTAAAACATCCTAAGAATAAATCAGATTTTCCGATTAAGAAGTCAGAAGAAGAATGGAAAAAAATTCTCACACCAATGCAATTCTCTGTTGCTAGACAAAAGGGAACAGAACGTGCATTCACGGGCGAACTCTATGAGAACAAAAAAACTGGGACTTATAATTGCATTTGTTGTAAATCTGAATTGTTTCATTCAGCTAAAAAATACGAATCGGGATCTGGCTGGCCGAGTTATTGGGAGCCAGTGAGTGATGAGGCTGTTGCTATAGAAGAAGATGTCTCACACGGAATGCGCAGAGTCGAAGCCCTATGTGCAAATTGTGGAGCTCATCTTGGTCATGTGTTTCCTGATGGTCCACAACCGACTGGTCTTCGTTATTGTATAAACTCTGCATCTCTCGATTTTAAAGAAAATTAA